In a single window of the Canis lupus familiaris isolate Mischka breed German Shepherd chromosome 2, alternate assembly UU_Cfam_GSD_1.0, whole genome shotgun sequence genome:
- the SNX20 gene encoding sorting nexin-20, whose product MASPEHPGSPERTGPIAKCTVGATQEASAAGQDFPCPGSEGHLDAHSSPSPNSSMTTGELQEYWRKEKRCWRRVKLLFEVASARIEERKVSKFVMYQIVVIQTGSFDSNKAVLERRYSDFEMLQKNLLKTFREEMEDIVFPKKHLMGNFTAEMISERKLAFKEYLSLLYAIRCVRRSREFIDFLTRPELREAFGCLRGGQYGRALDILVRVVPLQEKLTAHCPVMVVPALCAMLVCHRDLERPAEALAAGERALQCLQAREGHRYYAPLLEAMIRLAYGLGKDFVSLQEKLQECQLRKPSPWGFTLKELTVREYLY is encoded by the exons ATGGCAAGTCCTGAGCACCCCGGGAGCCCTGAACGGACAGGACCCATAGCCAAGTGCACTGTGGGGGCCACGCAGGAAGCATCAGCCGCTGGCCAAGACTTCCCGTGTCCAGGATCTGAAGGGCACTTAG ACGcccacagcagccccagccccaactCCAGCATGACCACCGGGGAGCTGCAGGAGTATTGGCGAAAGGAGAAGCGCTGCTGGAGGCGCGTCAAGCTGCTCTTCGAGGTCGCGTCCGCCCGCATCGAGGAGAGAAAAGTCTCCAAGTTTGTG ATGTACCAAATCGTCGTCATCCAGACAGGGAGTTTTGACAGCAACAAAGCTGTGCTGGAACGGCGCTATTCAGACTTTGAGATGCTCCAGAAAAACCTCCTCAAGACGTTCCGGGAAGAGATGGAAGACATCGTCTTCCCCAAGAAGCACCTGATGGGCAACTTCACGGCGGAGATGATCTCCGAGCGCAAGCTGGCCTTCAAGGAGTACCTGAGCCTGCTCTACGCCATCCGCTGTGTCCGGCGCTCCCGCGAGTTCATCGACTTCCTGACGCGGCCCGAGCTCCGGGAGGCCTTCGGCTGCCTGCGCGGGGGCCAGTACGGCCGCGCCCTGGACATCCTGGTGCGCGTCGTGCCCCTGCAGGAGAAGCTGACGGCCCACTGCCCCGTGATGGTGGTCCCGGCCCTCTGTGCCATGCTGGTGTGCCACCGCGACCTTGAGCGGCCAGCCGAGGCCTTGGCGGCGGGGGAGAGGGCGCTGCAGTGCCTGCAGGCCCGGGAGGGCCACCGCTACTACGCGCCCCTGCTGGAGGCCATGATCCGCCTGGCCTATGGGCTGGGCAAGGACTTCGTGTCGCTGCAGGAGAAGCTGCAGGAGTGCCAGCTCCGCAAGCCCAGCCCCTGGGGCTTCACCCTGAAGGAACTCACCGTGCGGGAATATCTGTACTGA